A part of Numenius arquata chromosome 2, bNumArq3.hap1.1, whole genome shotgun sequence genomic DNA contains:
- the LOC141476552 gene encoding hematopoietic lineage cell-specific protein-like isoform X2, producing MWKAVVGHDVSVKVEAQGDDWDTDPDFVNDISEKEQRWGAKTIAGSGRAEHIDIHQLRNKVSEEHEVIKKKELETGPKASYGYGGKFGTERDRMDKCAVGHEYVADVGKHSSQTDAAQGFGGKYGVQRDRADKSALGFEYKGEVEKHSSQKDYSKGFGGRYGVERDKVDKAAVGFDYKSQAEKHDSQKDYSVGFGGKFGVQRDRQDKSALGWDHQEDVQPHASQTDYAKGFGGRYGVQKDRVDKSAAGFSEMAAPTPSYEKTRPVEAGASSGTSSLRSRFENMAKSAEEESRRQAEEERVRRQARECQAARRKQEIPQREKDQTEATSAALPAGVPGGADREWAVSQGVQVAKREDEQAPPTLPPRPADLGEELCKIPSQDQPIYSETLDVGGDYEELPEPSDYCDGTSGGADYEELPAPLGKPDAIYDHGEDGDDDYENILPEEPSQSQPHLGETANVYEVEHTGTCAVALYDYQGDGDDEISFDPDDTITHIEMVDEGWWRGQCRGKVGLFPANYVKLL from the exons AACGACATCTCCGAGAAGGAGCAGCGCTGGGGAGCCAAGACCATCGCGGGCTCCGGCCGCGCCGAGCACATCGA CATCCACCAGCTGAGGAACAAGGTGTCAGAGGAACATGAGGTCATCAAGAAGAAGGAGCTGGAGACTGGCCCCAAAGCCTCCTATGGCTACGGGGGGAAATTTGGAACAGAGAGGGACCGAATGGATAAG TGCGCAGTGGGCCATGAGTACGTCGCTGATGTCGGGAAGCACTCCTCGCAGACAGACGCCGCCCAGGGCTTTGGGGGCAAGTATGGAGTCCAGCGGGACCGCGCTGACAAG TCAGCACTGGGCTTTGAATACAAGGGTGAGGTGGAGAAACACTCGTCCCAGAAAG ATTACTCCAAGGGCTTTGGTGGCCGTTACGGCGTGGAGAGGGACAAGGTGGACAAAGCAGCAGTGGGATTCGACTACAAGAGCCAGGCGGAGAAGCACGACTCTCAGAAAG ACTATTCTGTGGGCTTTGGTGGGAAGTTTGGCGTCCAGAGGGATCGTCAGGACAAGAGTGCCCTTGGCTGGGACCATCAGGAGGATGTGCAGCCCCATGCATCCCAGACAG ACTATGCCAAGGGATTTGGAGGCCGTTACGGGGTCCAGAAGGACAGAGTAGATAAG AGCGCTGCTGGCTTCAGTGAGATGGCAGCTCCCACCCCCTCCTATGAGAAAACGAGGCCAGTGGAGGCAG GAGCTTCCAGTGGCACCAGCAGCCTGCGGTCACGATTTGAGAACATGGCTAAGTCAgcggaggaggagagcagaaggcagGCCGAGGAGGAGCGGGTGAGGCGGCAGGCCCGGGAGTGCCAGGCGGCGCGGCGGAAG caggaaaTCCCACAGAGGGAGAAGGACCAGACAGAGGCAACCTCTGCAGCCCTGCCGGCCGGGGTGCCTGGGGGCGCTGACCGAGAGTGGGCTGTGTCACAAGGAGTGCAG GTGGCAAAAAGGGAGGATGAGCAAGCACCACCCACTTTGCCACCAAGGCCAGCAGATCTGGGCGAAGAGCTGTGCAAGATCCCCAGCCAGGATCAGCCCATCTACAGTGAAACTTTGGATGTCGGTGGAGACTATGAGGAGCTGCCAGAGCCCTCTGACTACTGTGACGGTACCAGTGGAGGTGCTGACTATGAGGAGCTGCCAGCACCCTTGGGAAAACCAGATGCCATCTATGACCATGGCGAAGATGGAGATGATGACTATGAGAACATCCTTCCTGAGGAGCCCAGCCAGAGCCAGCCCCACTTGG GGGAAACGGCCAATGTTTATGAGGTGGAGCACACTGGAACCTGTGCAGTGGCTCTCTATGATTACCAAGGAG ATGGTGATGATGAGATTTCTTTTGATCCTGATGACACAATCACACACATCGAGATGGTGGATGAAGGCTGGTGGCGGGGGCAGTGCCGGGGCAAAGTGGGCCTCTTTCCAGCAAATTACGTGAAGCTTCTGTAG
- the LOC141476552 gene encoding hematopoietic lineage cell-specific protein-like isoform X1: MWKAVVGHDVSVKVEAQGDDWDTDPDFVNDISEKEQRWGAKTIAGSGRAEHIDIHQLRNKVSEEHEVIKKKELETGPKASYGYGGKFGTERDRMDKCAVGHEYVADVGKHSSQTDAAQGFGGKYGVQRDRADKSALGFEYKGEVEKHSSQKDYSKGFGGRYGVERDKVDKAAVGFDYKSQAEKHDSQKDYSVGFGGKFGVQRDRQDKSALGWDHQEDVQPHASQTDYAKGFGGRYGVQKDRVDKSAAGFSEMAAPTPSYEKTRPVEAGASSGTSSLRSRFENMAKSAEEESRRQAEEERVRRQARECQAARRKQEIPQREKDQTEATSAALPAGVPGGADREWAVSQGVQQVAKREDEQAPPTLPPRPADLGEELCKIPSQDQPIYSETLDVGGDYEELPEPSDYCDGTSGGADYEELPAPLGKPDAIYDHGEDGDDDYENILPEEPSQSQPHLGETANVYEVEHTGTCAVALYDYQGDGDDEISFDPDDTITHIEMVDEGWWRGQCRGKVGLFPANYVKLL; this comes from the exons AACGACATCTCCGAGAAGGAGCAGCGCTGGGGAGCCAAGACCATCGCGGGCTCCGGCCGCGCCGAGCACATCGA CATCCACCAGCTGAGGAACAAGGTGTCAGAGGAACATGAGGTCATCAAGAAGAAGGAGCTGGAGACTGGCCCCAAAGCCTCCTATGGCTACGGGGGGAAATTTGGAACAGAGAGGGACCGAATGGATAAG TGCGCAGTGGGCCATGAGTACGTCGCTGATGTCGGGAAGCACTCCTCGCAGACAGACGCCGCCCAGGGCTTTGGGGGCAAGTATGGAGTCCAGCGGGACCGCGCTGACAAG TCAGCACTGGGCTTTGAATACAAGGGTGAGGTGGAGAAACACTCGTCCCAGAAAG ATTACTCCAAGGGCTTTGGTGGCCGTTACGGCGTGGAGAGGGACAAGGTGGACAAAGCAGCAGTGGGATTCGACTACAAGAGCCAGGCGGAGAAGCACGACTCTCAGAAAG ACTATTCTGTGGGCTTTGGTGGGAAGTTTGGCGTCCAGAGGGATCGTCAGGACAAGAGTGCCCTTGGCTGGGACCATCAGGAGGATGTGCAGCCCCATGCATCCCAGACAG ACTATGCCAAGGGATTTGGAGGCCGTTACGGGGTCCAGAAGGACAGAGTAGATAAG AGCGCTGCTGGCTTCAGTGAGATGGCAGCTCCCACCCCCTCCTATGAGAAAACGAGGCCAGTGGAGGCAG GAGCTTCCAGTGGCACCAGCAGCCTGCGGTCACGATTTGAGAACATGGCTAAGTCAgcggaggaggagagcagaaggcagGCCGAGGAGGAGCGGGTGAGGCGGCAGGCCCGGGAGTGCCAGGCGGCGCGGCGGAAG caggaaaTCCCACAGAGGGAGAAGGACCAGACAGAGGCAACCTCTGCAGCCCTGCCGGCCGGGGTGCCTGGGGGCGCTGACCGAGAGTGGGCTGTGTCACAAGGAGTGCAG CAGGTGGCAAAAAGGGAGGATGAGCAAGCACCACCCACTTTGCCACCAAGGCCAGCAGATCTGGGCGAAGAGCTGTGCAAGATCCCCAGCCAGGATCAGCCCATCTACAGTGAAACTTTGGATGTCGGTGGAGACTATGAGGAGCTGCCAGAGCCCTCTGACTACTGTGACGGTACCAGTGGAGGTGCTGACTATGAGGAGCTGCCAGCACCCTTGGGAAAACCAGATGCCATCTATGACCATGGCGAAGATGGAGATGATGACTATGAGAACATCCTTCCTGAGGAGCCCAGCCAGAGCCAGCCCCACTTGG GGGAAACGGCCAATGTTTATGAGGTGGAGCACACTGGAACCTGTGCAGTGGCTCTCTATGATTACCAAGGAG ATGGTGATGATGAGATTTCTTTTGATCCTGATGACACAATCACACACATCGAGATGGTGGATGAAGGCTGGTGGCGGGGGCAGTGCCGGGGCAAAGTGGGCCTCTTTCCAGCAAATTACGTGAAGCTTCTGTAG
- the LOC141476552 gene encoding hematopoietic lineage cell-specific protein-like isoform X3, with protein sequence MWKAVVGHDVSVKVEAQGDDWDTDPDFVNDISEKEQRWGAKTIAGSGRAEHIDIHQLRNKVSEEHEVIKKKELETGPKASYGYGGKFGTERDRMDKCAVGHEYVADVGKHSSQTDAAQGFGGKYGVQRDRADKSALGFEYKGEVEKHSSQKDYSKGFGGRYGVERDKVDKAAVGFDYKSQAEKHDSQKDYSVGFGGKFGVQRDRQDKSALGWDHQEDVQPHASQTDYAKGFGGRYGVQKDRVDKSAAGFSEMAAPTPSYEKTRPVEAGASSGTSSLRSRFENMAKSAEEESRRQAEEERVRRQARECQAARRKEIPQREKDQTEATSAALPAGVPGGADREWAVSQGVQQVAKREDEQAPPTLPPRPADLGEELCKIPSQDQPIYSETLDVGGDYEELPEPSDYCDGTSGGADYEELPAPLGKPDAIYDHGEDGDDDYENILPEEPSQSQPHLGETANVYEVEHTGTCAVALYDYQGDGDDEISFDPDDTITHIEMVDEGWWRGQCRGKVGLFPANYVKLL encoded by the exons AACGACATCTCCGAGAAGGAGCAGCGCTGGGGAGCCAAGACCATCGCGGGCTCCGGCCGCGCCGAGCACATCGA CATCCACCAGCTGAGGAACAAGGTGTCAGAGGAACATGAGGTCATCAAGAAGAAGGAGCTGGAGACTGGCCCCAAAGCCTCCTATGGCTACGGGGGGAAATTTGGAACAGAGAGGGACCGAATGGATAAG TGCGCAGTGGGCCATGAGTACGTCGCTGATGTCGGGAAGCACTCCTCGCAGACAGACGCCGCCCAGGGCTTTGGGGGCAAGTATGGAGTCCAGCGGGACCGCGCTGACAAG TCAGCACTGGGCTTTGAATACAAGGGTGAGGTGGAGAAACACTCGTCCCAGAAAG ATTACTCCAAGGGCTTTGGTGGCCGTTACGGCGTGGAGAGGGACAAGGTGGACAAAGCAGCAGTGGGATTCGACTACAAGAGCCAGGCGGAGAAGCACGACTCTCAGAAAG ACTATTCTGTGGGCTTTGGTGGGAAGTTTGGCGTCCAGAGGGATCGTCAGGACAAGAGTGCCCTTGGCTGGGACCATCAGGAGGATGTGCAGCCCCATGCATCCCAGACAG ACTATGCCAAGGGATTTGGAGGCCGTTACGGGGTCCAGAAGGACAGAGTAGATAAG AGCGCTGCTGGCTTCAGTGAGATGGCAGCTCCCACCCCCTCCTATGAGAAAACGAGGCCAGTGGAGGCAG GAGCTTCCAGTGGCACCAGCAGCCTGCGGTCACGATTTGAGAACATGGCTAAGTCAgcggaggaggagagcagaaggcagGCCGAGGAGGAGCGGGTGAGGCGGCAGGCCCGGGAGTGCCAGGCGGCGCGGCGGAAG gaaaTCCCACAGAGGGAGAAGGACCAGACAGAGGCAACCTCTGCAGCCCTGCCGGCCGGGGTGCCTGGGGGCGCTGACCGAGAGTGGGCTGTGTCACAAGGAGTGCAG CAGGTGGCAAAAAGGGAGGATGAGCAAGCACCACCCACTTTGCCACCAAGGCCAGCAGATCTGGGCGAAGAGCTGTGCAAGATCCCCAGCCAGGATCAGCCCATCTACAGTGAAACTTTGGATGTCGGTGGAGACTATGAGGAGCTGCCAGAGCCCTCTGACTACTGTGACGGTACCAGTGGAGGTGCTGACTATGAGGAGCTGCCAGCACCCTTGGGAAAACCAGATGCCATCTATGACCATGGCGAAGATGGAGATGATGACTATGAGAACATCCTTCCTGAGGAGCCCAGCCAGAGCCAGCCCCACTTGG GGGAAACGGCCAATGTTTATGAGGTGGAGCACACTGGAACCTGTGCAGTGGCTCTCTATGATTACCAAGGAG ATGGTGATGATGAGATTTCTTTTGATCCTGATGACACAATCACACACATCGAGATGGTGGATGAAGGCTGGTGGCGGGGGCAGTGCCGGGGCAAAGTGGGCCTCTTTCCAGCAAATTACGTGAAGCTTCTGTAG